Proteins from one Planctomyces sp. SH-PL62 genomic window:
- a CDS encoding PQQ-binding-like beta-propeller repeat protein codes for MATLEIHDAEGRVRFVELDRDHPVLFGSGAACDIVLDGEGILPVHGRIRWRGRRFKVDASPDAEFLEVNGRKIVSSSLRQGDELTVGPCRIFVIRLDAATPEPRADRVRKRPAKPVADEATKVLQGPPTGSSVESAVVAAPSRRVSAFERDDLLAALDLNAPSNEPSPVVGSYGAPRSTAKKKPGLLARLRQRWRGVRESEDAPGREVIAKSPTVLALAGLLGLLIAMGFWLNAIIARSIASRTYNHAIELLEDGDNPTAIREFDAFLAANPDDARSGKARTLRALANVRQYITISGATWSRALEAAGEMVETTGDLPEFRDEKSELGDLAIRIGEGLADRAKRTADPKSLAEAESAVSLHARIAGESAPAFLTKSRLPGLINEAKAAIRKVEARAAALAAMDRAIERNSASQVYKARDVLLLSYADLSKDPAIVERMVRANDLMKQAAKVDPSRRPAESSERPDPLGPPTSLVARSRIEAAPTSPAPDGVAYVLADGAAYAIDAQSGAPLWRTSVGLACTIVPTPVPGDPSVLTFDARHNDLCRRDVRTGRLIWRQELGEAVDATPLVVGGQVYQTLPAGRLLVLSLETGEVQAAVDLGFPVTRTPVGDESGRFLYLMGRKDCLFVIARDPLACVDVQYLGHAEGSIPCPPARLGRFLVVAENDRIGDGRWRVLVLDEDGAKPRAVQTIDVPGWTWDAPPTSGSSIWAISDRGGIEVFAAGDYASANPFRSLAKLTPDATTSGPSFGLAPTDREIWIASARPGRYDLDVEGGRLASRFMLGDLGAAVAPIQAVGRRRVLSFQSPGGGVRLRGVDPSTGRIDWETVVGAPWPTPLVPGADGESLAGVDQAGRRLLLPRSELGRGGFVTTLLPRPGDPHAPDGFLRNLSREGKELSLIVPGRGGREVWAEDAEASGGWTRSELPSTLAAAPLPWSEGLLIPGEDGRAYLIDPTSGRSIAEPLVPQFERDRIGRWLAPAALDGESVILADDAGRVRRLTVKPAPDRRILVEAEATLDQPILADPACTRAAVVLAMSDGSVRSIAARDLSPVGSWKLDAPLVGEPRAIEGRVAVFDASGGVSLFNPDGRRAWTSSLGVPAVGTPLIRKDVLWVLDREGRARGLAVADGREVASIDLEALPVGGLIAVGSDVLAPTGRGVLQPITLENAGGPPP; via the coding sequence ATGGCCACGCTTGAGATCCACGACGCCGAGGGCCGGGTCCGCTTCGTCGAACTGGATCGGGACCATCCCGTCCTCTTCGGCTCGGGGGCCGCGTGCGACATCGTCCTGGACGGCGAGGGCATCCTCCCCGTCCACGGGCGAATCCGCTGGCGTGGCCGTCGATTCAAGGTCGACGCTTCTCCCGACGCCGAATTCCTGGAAGTCAACGGCCGCAAGATCGTCTCCTCCAGCCTGCGTCAGGGGGACGAGCTGACCGTAGGCCCCTGCCGGATCTTCGTGATTCGGCTCGACGCCGCCACCCCCGAGCCCCGCGCCGACCGCGTCCGGAAACGCCCGGCGAAGCCCGTCGCGGACGAAGCGACGAAGGTGCTCCAGGGACCTCCGACCGGCTCCTCGGTCGAGTCCGCGGTAGTGGCGGCCCCTTCGCGCCGGGTTTCGGCGTTCGAGCGGGACGATCTCCTCGCCGCGCTCGACCTGAACGCGCCGTCGAACGAACCTTCGCCGGTCGTCGGCTCGTACGGAGCCCCGCGTAGCACTGCCAAGAAAAAACCGGGACTTCTCGCCCGGCTCCGCCAGCGCTGGCGCGGGGTGAGGGAGTCGGAAGACGCTCCAGGCCGCGAGGTGATCGCGAAATCGCCGACGGTCCTGGCGCTGGCCGGCCTGCTCGGCCTCCTGATCGCGATGGGGTTCTGGCTGAACGCGATCATCGCCCGTTCGATCGCGTCGCGGACCTACAACCATGCGATCGAGCTGCTGGAGGACGGCGACAATCCCACCGCCATCCGCGAATTCGACGCCTTCCTGGCCGCGAACCCCGACGACGCGAGGTCCGGCAAGGCCCGCACCCTGCGGGCGCTGGCGAACGTGCGTCAGTACATCACGATCTCGGGGGCGACGTGGTCGCGGGCGCTCGAGGCGGCGGGGGAGATGGTCGAGACGACGGGAGACCTCCCCGAATTCCGCGACGAGAAGTCGGAGCTGGGCGACCTCGCCATCCGGATCGGCGAGGGCCTGGCCGACCGGGCGAAGCGGACGGCCGATCCCAAATCGCTGGCCGAGGCGGAATCTGCCGTCTCGCTCCATGCGCGGATCGCCGGCGAGTCGGCCCCCGCCTTCCTCACGAAGTCCCGACTCCCCGGGCTGATCAACGAGGCGAAGGCCGCCATCCGCAAGGTCGAGGCCCGCGCGGCGGCGCTCGCGGCGATGGATCGGGCCATCGAGCGAAATTCGGCGTCGCAGGTTTACAAGGCGCGAGACGTGTTGTTGCTCTCGTACGCCGACCTTTCGAAAGACCCGGCGATCGTCGAGCGGATGGTCCGCGCCAATGACCTCATGAAGCAGGCGGCGAAGGTCGATCCTTCGCGTCGTCCGGCGGAGTCCTCCGAACGTCCCGACCCCCTCGGCCCCCCCACGTCCCTGGTGGCGCGGTCGCGAATCGAAGCGGCTCCGACGTCCCCCGCCCCGGACGGCGTGGCCTACGTCCTCGCCGACGGGGCGGCCTATGCGATCGACGCCCAGTCGGGTGCGCCGCTCTGGCGGACCTCGGTCGGCCTCGCCTGCACCATCGTCCCGACGCCCGTACCGGGCGATCCGAGCGTGCTCACGTTCGACGCTCGCCACAACGACCTCTGCCGTCGCGACGTCCGGACCGGCCGCCTGATCTGGCGCCAGGAACTCGGGGAGGCGGTCGACGCCACCCCGCTGGTCGTCGGCGGTCAGGTCTACCAGACGCTCCCCGCCGGGAGGCTGCTGGTGCTCAGCCTGGAGACGGGGGAGGTGCAGGCCGCGGTCGACCTCGGCTTCCCCGTCACTCGGACTCCCGTGGGGGACGAATCCGGTCGGTTCCTCTACCTCATGGGGCGGAAGGATTGCCTGTTCGTGATCGCTCGCGATCCCCTCGCCTGCGTCGACGTGCAGTATCTCGGCCACGCCGAGGGATCGATCCCCTGCCCCCCCGCACGCCTGGGCCGTTTCCTGGTCGTGGCGGAGAACGACCGGATCGGCGACGGCCGGTGGCGGGTACTTGTGCTGGACGAGGACGGGGCCAAACCCCGAGCCGTGCAGACGATCGATGTGCCGGGGTGGACCTGGGACGCGCCGCCGACCTCGGGCTCGTCGATCTGGGCGATCAGCGACCGCGGCGGGATCGAGGTGTTCGCGGCGGGCGACTACGCGAGCGCGAACCCGTTCCGATCGCTCGCCAAACTGACTCCCGACGCCACGACCTCCGGACCGAGCTTCGGCCTGGCCCCCACCGATCGCGAGATCTGGATCGCGTCCGCTCGGCCCGGCCGCTACGACCTCGACGTCGAAGGGGGCCGCCTGGCGAGCCGGTTCATGCTCGGCGACCTGGGAGCGGCGGTCGCTCCGATCCAGGCCGTCGGCCGTCGACGCGTCCTCTCCTTCCAGTCGCCAGGAGGCGGCGTCCGGCTGCGAGGCGTCGACCCGTCGACCGGCCGCATCGACTGGGAGACCGTCGTGGGGGCGCCCTGGCCCACCCCCCTCGTCCCCGGAGCGGACGGCGAATCCCTCGCCGGCGTCGATCAGGCGGGGCGTCGACTTCTCCTCCCGCGTTCGGAACTGGGGCGAGGCGGGTTCGTCACGACGCTGCTTCCCAGACCCGGCGATCCGCACGCCCCGGACGGCTTCCTTCGCAACCTCTCGCGCGAGGGGAAGGAACTTTCGCTGATCGTCCCCGGTCGGGGCGGACGAGAGGTCTGGGCGGAAGACGCCGAGGCCTCCGGCGGCTGGACGCGTTCGGAACTCCCTTCCACCCTGGCGGCGGCTCCCCTGCCCTGGAGCGAAGGGTTGCTCATCCCCGGCGAGGACGGCCGGGCCTATCTCATCGACCCGACGTCCGGCCGGTCGATCGCCGAGCCGCTCGTGCCGCAATTCGAGCGCGACCGGATCGGGCGATGGCTGGCGCCGGCCGCGCTGGACGGCGAATCGGTCATCCTGGCGGACGACGCGGGCCGGGTGCGTCGACTCACCGTCAAACCGGCCCCAGACCGCCGCATTCTCGTCGAGGCGGAAGCGACGTTGGACCAGCCGATCCTCGCCGATCCGGCCTGCACGCGCGCGGCCGTGGTGCTGGCGATGTCCGACGGCTCCGTCCGCTCGATCGCCGCCCGGGACCTCAGCCCGGTCGGCTCCTGGAAGCTCGACGCGCCGCTGGTCGGCGAGCCTCGCGCGATCGAAGGTCGCGTCGCGGTGTTCGATGCGTCCGGGGGCGTCTCGCTGTTCAATCCCGACGGCCGCCGCGCGTGGACCTCTTCGCTGGGCGTCCCGGCGGTCGGCACGCCGCTGATCCGAAAGGACGTCCTCTGGGTCCTGGACCGCGAGGGCCGGGCGCGGGGGCTGGCCGTCGCCGACGGCCGCGAGGTCGCGTCGATCGACCTGGAAGCCCTCCCGGTCGGGGGCCTGATCGCCGTCGGTTCGGACGTGCTGGCCCCGACCGGCCGCGGCGTCCTCCAGCCGATCACACTGGAAAACGCCGGGGGGCCGCCGCCATGA
- a CDS encoding ABC transporter substrate-binding protein has protein sequence MKRTDRLPRILAVVASCCAVLLAASPPISSGQEAAPAPAAATADLLQSQPFDRITLLDGSVIFVEPVSPRPLPPVEMPKPEPRGRGGRPMLPLEGNIGLPGEPNKFQPAESRKDAPPGPETEITVHLTREAATGRGDTRDFKIKRNHIKKIEYFEEILLAEGERLLRARNYTRAFEHYLRVQQRDPDWPGLADQVDALLFAEGKQALADGDVSRGLRLLRELHTRKPEYPGLLDQFASAYSGRIQRAIELGLYPEGRRLLHELEQVAKDLPQTKALRSTFQDQARARASKTGAGSESERLDALVEALRIWPSMEDLEAEYIKAFEAEPTLDVAVVDVPHPVGPWVRSPADARVAPLLFLPILANDSEEAKRGQVGGQLAAELESTDLGRRLIVRVRPGVPWSDGSRDVSATDVARTLIDRCDPRNVGMYQARWSDLLEKVQPLDERQVEIRLNRPLLKPSFWLDAPVGAAHAGVDGRVVASPEGRRLVGTGSFVGFDSTPQSLDLRARPEGSGGSPSVKLRRIREIRHARPAAALAAFLRGDVAMLAHVPPDQRARLAATPDVRVGRSAQPVIHVLALDGRSEALRNRTLRRAISYAVDRKMLLEETILKGPPGEADAPVDGVFPRGSHADAAGVKPLGFDPVLALALASLARGEMKADAIKLKLEYPAVAEVEAVVGRLVEAFQLARIEVEAVPLPESQLESELRAGRRFDMAYRILRCDEPVLDAGLMICPGYDAPPSVDALGSAASPRILQLLLQLERAAEWPTANALALQIDRELRDELPVIPLWQLSDHYAWRSRLKGPSPTADRIYQGIETWEIAPWIAKDPWSSE, from the coding sequence ATGAAACGAACCGACCGACTCCCTCGGATCCTGGCCGTCGTCGCGTCTTGCTGCGCGGTCCTGCTCGCCGCTTCGCCGCCGATTTCCTCGGGACAGGAGGCCGCGCCCGCGCCGGCCGCCGCGACGGCCGACCTGCTCCAGTCTCAACCGTTCGACCGGATCACGCTCCTCGACGGTTCGGTGATCTTCGTCGAGCCGGTCAGCCCGCGCCCCCTTCCGCCGGTTGAGATGCCGAAGCCCGAGCCCCGAGGCCGGGGCGGCCGGCCGATGCTCCCACTGGAAGGGAATATCGGCCTGCCGGGAGAGCCGAACAAGTTCCAGCCGGCCGAGTCCAGGAAGGACGCCCCTCCCGGCCCGGAGACGGAGATCACCGTCCACCTCACCCGCGAGGCCGCCACCGGTCGGGGCGATACGCGCGACTTCAAGATCAAGCGCAACCACATCAAGAAGATCGAATACTTCGAGGAGATCCTCCTGGCCGAGGGCGAGCGGCTTCTGCGGGCCCGCAACTATACGCGGGCCTTCGAGCACTATCTGAGGGTCCAGCAGCGCGACCCGGACTGGCCCGGCCTGGCCGATCAGGTCGATGCGTTGCTTTTCGCCGAAGGGAAGCAGGCGCTCGCCGACGGCGACGTGTCGCGAGGCTTGCGGCTTCTCCGCGAACTGCACACCCGGAAACCCGAATATCCGGGACTTCTCGATCAATTCGCTTCGGCCTACTCCGGTCGGATTCAACGCGCGATCGAGCTGGGCCTGTACCCCGAAGGCCGACGTCTGCTCCATGAGCTGGAGCAGGTCGCAAAGGATCTGCCGCAGACGAAGGCCCTCCGGTCGACGTTCCAGGATCAAGCCAGGGCCCGCGCGTCGAAGACCGGCGCCGGTTCGGAGTCCGAGCGCCTCGACGCGCTCGTCGAGGCCTTGCGAATCTGGCCCAGCATGGAGGATCTGGAGGCCGAGTACATTAAGGCGTTCGAGGCCGAGCCGACGCTCGACGTCGCGGTGGTCGACGTGCCCCACCCCGTCGGCCCCTGGGTGCGTTCGCCGGCCGACGCGCGGGTCGCCCCGCTGCTGTTCCTGCCGATCCTCGCGAACGACTCGGAAGAGGCGAAGCGCGGCCAGGTCGGGGGCCAACTCGCCGCGGAGTTGGAGTCCACCGACCTCGGCCGCCGGCTGATCGTGCGCGTCCGGCCCGGAGTGCCCTGGTCCGACGGCTCGCGCGACGTGTCGGCGACGGACGTCGCGCGGACCCTGATCGACCGCTGCGATCCCCGGAACGTCGGGATGTACCAGGCGCGATGGTCTGATCTGCTGGAGAAGGTCCAGCCGCTCGACGAACGGCAGGTGGAGATCCGGCTCAATCGCCCGTTGCTCAAGCCGTCGTTCTGGCTCGACGCTCCGGTCGGGGCCGCCCACGCCGGAGTCGACGGGAGAGTCGTCGCCTCGCCCGAAGGGCGGCGACTCGTCGGCACGGGATCGTTCGTCGGCTTCGATTCGACGCCCCAAAGCCTCGATCTCCGCGCCCGGCCCGAAGGCTCGGGAGGGAGCCCGTCCGTCAAGCTCCGCCGGATTCGCGAGATCCGCCACGCCCGCCCCGCGGCCGCCCTGGCCGCGTTCCTTCGCGGCGACGTCGCCATGCTGGCCCACGTGCCGCCCGACCAGAGGGCCAGGCTGGCCGCGACGCCGGACGTGCGCGTGGGTCGATCCGCGCAGCCCGTGATCCACGTCCTGGCCCTCGACGGCCGCTCCGAGGCGCTTCGCAACCGCACGCTGCGGAGAGCCATCTCCTACGCCGTCGACCGGAAGATGCTGCTCGAAGAGACGATCCTGAAGGGGCCGCCGGGCGAAGCCGACGCCCCCGTCGACGGCGTCTTTCCGCGTGGCAGTCATGCCGACGCGGCGGGCGTCAAGCCTCTCGGCTTCGATCCCGTTCTGGCCCTGGCGCTGGCCTCTCTGGCTCGGGGCGAGATGAAGGCCGACGCGATCAAGCTCAAACTCGAGTATCCCGCGGTGGCCGAGGTCGAGGCGGTCGTCGGTCGGCTCGTCGAGGCCTTCCAACTGGCCCGGATCGAGGTCGAAGCGGTGCCGCTCCCGGAGTCGCAGCTGGAGTCCGAGTTGAGAGCGGGTCGGCGATTCGACATGGCGTACCGCATACTCCGGTGCGACGAACCCGTGCTCGACGCCGGGCTGATGATCTGCCCCGGCTATGACGCTCCCCCGTCGGTTGACGCCCTGGGCTCGGCCGCGAGCCCTCGCATCCTCCAGCTCCTGCTCCAGCTCGAACGGGCCGCCGAATGGCCGACCGCGAACGCGCTGGCGCTGCAGATCGATCGCGAGCTGCGCGATGAACTGCCGGTGATCCCGCTCTGGCAATTGAGCGATCATTACGCATGGCGGTCTCGACTCAAGGGACCCAGCCCGACCGCCGACCGGATCTATCAAGGAATCGAGACGTGGGAGATCGCCCCTTGGATCGCCAAAGACCCCTGGTCGAGCGAGTGA